A single region of the Rhodospirillales bacterium genome encodes:
- the nusG gene encoding transcription termination/antitermination protein NusG, giving the protein MAQRWYIVHCYSGFEKKVAQSVMEQAENQGMGDMFENVLVPSEEVVEMRAGKKVSSERKFFPGYVLVRMEMTNQTWHLVRNTPKVTGFLGSGDKPMPIPDYEAERVMSQVQEGVERPRPSITFEIGETVRVADGPFTSFNGTVQEVDDERARLKVAVSIFGRATPVELEYTQVEKT; this is encoded by the coding sequence ATGGCGCAACGTTGGTACATCGTTCACTGCTACTCCGGCTTCGAGAAGAAGGTAGCGCAGTCGGTCATGGAGCAGGCAGAGAACCAGGGTATGGGCGACATGTTCGAGAACGTGCTCGTGCCGTCCGAAGAGGTCGTCGAGATGCGAGCCGGCAAGAAGGTGTCGTCGGAGCGCAAGTTCTTCCCCGGCTATGTGCTGGTGAGGATGGAGATGACGAACCAGACTTGGCATCTGGTCCGCAACACGCCGAAGGTCACTGGGTTCCTCGGTTCGGGCGACAAGCCCATGCCGATCCCCGACTACGAGGCCGAACGCGTGATGAGCCAGGTGCAGGAGGGTGTGGAGCGGCCCAGGCCGTCGATTACCTTCGAGATCGGCGAGACTGTGCGGGTGGCCGACGGGCCGTTCACGTCGTTCAACGGCACGGTCCAGGAAGTCGACGACGAACGCGCCCGCCTGAAGGTGGCGGTGTCAATCTTCGGTCGCGCCACGCCGGTCGAGCTTGAGTACACCCAGGTCGAGAAGACTTGA
- the secE gene encoding preprotein translocase subunit SecE, producing MAKSSPAEYVRQVRLEAIKKVTWPTPKEAGVTALTVFAMIVLVAIFLWIVDQIFSFGIQFILGFGG from the coding sequence ATGGCGAAGTCATCGCCCGCAGAATACGTCCGGCAGGTCCGCCTTGAGGCGATCAAGAAGGTTACCTGGCCGACGCCGAAGGAAGCCGGGGTCACGGCGCTCACGGTGTTCGCGATGATTGTTCTGGTGGCGATCTTCTTATGGATCGTCGACCAGATTTTCTCGTTCGGCATTCAGTTTATTCTCGGATTTGGCGGATAA